One window of Microbacterium sp. Root61 genomic DNA carries:
- a CDS encoding phosphoglycerate kinase, whose translation MALRTLDTLGSLAGKRVVVRCDLNVPLKDGVITDDGRVRASLPTLNALINQGARLVICSHLGRPDGSPDPKYSLEPVAQRLSELLGKPVAFGRDTVGESAREAVAALEDGDVAVIENLRFNAGETAKDDAARRAFAEQLATLGDALVSDGFGVVHRKQASVYELAEILPSAAGLLIATELEVLDRLTETPERPYTVVLGGSKVSDKLGVISHLLPRVDRLLIGGGMMFTFLAAQGHKVGASLLEADQIETVKGYLRTAQESGVQIVLPTDVVVASKFGADAEHVITPADGIEDTAFGASGLGLDIGPDTAAAFAEFIRDSRTVFWNGPMGVFEIPAFAAGTRMVAAALTEVDGLSVVGGGDSAAAVRQLGFTDDQFGHISTGGGASLEFLEGKKLPGLEVLGWA comes from the coding sequence ATGGCTCTGCGCACCCTCGACACACTGGGGTCGCTCGCAGGCAAGCGCGTCGTCGTCCGTTGTGACCTCAACGTTCCTCTCAAGGACGGGGTCATCACGGACGACGGGCGCGTGCGTGCGTCGCTTCCCACGCTGAACGCCCTCATCAACCAGGGCGCCCGCCTCGTGATCTGCTCCCACCTGGGGCGTCCCGACGGCTCTCCCGATCCGAAGTACAGCCTCGAGCCGGTCGCCCAGCGACTGTCCGAGCTGCTCGGCAAGCCCGTGGCCTTCGGCCGTGACACCGTCGGCGAGTCCGCTCGCGAAGCCGTCGCGGCCCTCGAAGACGGAGACGTCGCCGTCATCGAGAACCTGCGCTTCAACGCGGGCGAGACGGCGAAGGATGACGCGGCCCGCCGTGCGTTCGCCGAACAGCTCGCCACGCTCGGCGATGCGCTGGTCTCGGACGGCTTCGGTGTCGTGCACCGCAAGCAGGCGAGCGTGTACGAGCTCGCCGAGATCCTGCCGTCCGCGGCCGGTCTGCTCATCGCGACCGAGCTCGAGGTGCTGGATCGCCTGACCGAGACCCCCGAGCGGCCCTACACGGTCGTGCTCGGCGGATCGAAGGTCAGCGACAAGCTCGGCGTGATCTCGCACCTGCTGCCCCGCGTGGACCGCCTGCTCATCGGCGGGGGAATGATGTTCACGTTCCTCGCCGCGCAGGGTCACAAGGTCGGTGCGAGCCTGCTCGAGGCCGACCAGATCGAGACCGTCAAGGGCTACCTGCGCACCGCGCAGGAGTCCGGCGTGCAGATCGTGCTGCCGACCGATGTCGTGGTCGCCTCCAAGTTCGGGGCCGACGCCGAGCACGTCATCACCCCGGCCGATGGCATCGAGGACACCGCGTTCGGCGCTTCCGGACTGGGCCTGGACATCGGACCCGACACCGCCGCAGCCTTCGCGGAGTTCATCCGCGACAGCCGCACCGTGTTCTGGAACGGCCCCATGGGCGTCTTCGAGATTCCCGCATTCGCGGCCGGCACCCGTATGGTCGCCGCCGCGCTGACCGAGGTCGACGGCCTCAGCGTCGTCGGCGGGGGAGACTCCGCCGCGGCCGTGCGTCAGCTCGGCTTCACGGACGACCAGTTCGGCCACATCTCGACGGGCGGTGGCGCGAGCCTCGAGTTCCTCGAGGGCAAGAAGCTACCCGGACTGGAGGTCCTCGGATGGGCATGA
- the tpiA gene encoding triose-phosphate isomerase: protein MGMTTRTPFIAGNWKMNLDHLQAVAFVQKLHWTLKDAKHEDGTVEVGIFPPFTDIRTVQTLLDADKIPFSLGAQDLSTHDSGAYTGEISGQFLAKLDCGYVIIGHSERREYHAESDEVVAAKVQAALRHKLVPVICVGETAEDLEKFGASAVPVGQLEVALAGVSADADIVVAYEPVWAIGSGQAATPDQAQDVCAKLREVIGRVLGADAAARTRVLYGGSVKAANIASFMREPDVDGALVGGASLVVDEFAAIIRYQKHVGV, encoded by the coding sequence ATGGGCATGACCACCCGCACCCCGTTCATCGCAGGCAACTGGAAGATGAACCTCGACCACCTGCAGGCGGTGGCGTTCGTGCAGAAGCTGCACTGGACGCTCAAGGACGCCAAGCACGAGGACGGCACGGTCGAGGTCGGGATCTTCCCGCCCTTCACCGACATCCGCACCGTGCAGACGCTGCTGGACGCCGACAAGATCCCGTTCTCCCTCGGAGCGCAGGACCTGTCGACGCACGACTCGGGCGCCTACACCGGCGAGATCTCGGGGCAGTTCCTGGCCAAGCTCGACTGCGGCTACGTCATCATCGGACACTCGGAGCGGCGTGAGTACCACGCCGAATCGGACGAGGTCGTCGCTGCGAAGGTGCAGGCCGCGCTGCGGCACAAGCTCGTTCCGGTGATCTGCGTCGGCGAGACGGCAGAAGACCTGGAGAAGTTCGGCGCGAGCGCCGTCCCGGTGGGACAGCTCGAGGTCGCTCTGGCGGGTGTGTCGGCGGATGCCGACATCGTCGTCGCGTACGAGCCCGTGTGGGCGATCGGCTCCGGCCAGGCGGCGACGCCCGACCAGGCCCAGGACGTGTGCGCGAAGCTCCGCGAGGTCATCGGGCGCGTGCTCGGTGCCGATGCGGCGGCCCGTACGCGTGTGCTGTACGGCGGTTCCGTCAAGGCGGCGAACATCGCCAGCTTCATGCGGGAACCGGATGTGGACGGCGCACTCGTGGGCGGCGCGAGCCTTGTTGTAGACGAGTTCGCGGCGATCATCCGCTACCAGAAACACGTCGGCGTCTGA
- the secG gene encoding preprotein translocase subunit SecG, whose amino-acid sequence MDILQFVLQVLLGITSLLLTLLILLHKGRGGGLSDMFGGGMTSAMGSSGLAERNLNRFTVILALAWFVSIVALGLITKFQGL is encoded by the coding sequence GTGGATATCCTTCAGTTCGTCTTGCAGGTTCTGCTCGGAATCACGAGCCTCCTGCTGACGCTCCTCATCCTCCTGCACAAGGGTCGCGGTGGTGGTCTCTCCGACATGTTCGGTGGCGGCATGACCTCGGCCATGGGTTCCTCCGGCCTTGCGGAGCGCAACCTCAACCGATTCACGGTGATCCTTGCGCTCGCATGGTTCGTCTCGATCGTCGCATTGGGCTTGATCACGAAGTTCCAAGGACTCTGA
- a CDS encoding RNA polymerase-binding protein RbpA: MATGGNAIRGTRVGAGPMGEQDHGFHAERVAVSYWDALGNETVRYFAAGIADEEIPDTIDSPHSGLPAGRDKENPPALAKAEPYKTHLAYVKERRTEEEAEALLDDALTQLRERRGQS; encoded by the coding sequence ATGGCTACTGGAGGTAACGCAATCCGAGGCACACGCGTAGGCGCAGGCCCCATGGGCGAGCAGGACCACGGCTTCCACGCCGAGCGCGTCGCTGTCTCGTACTGGGACGCACTCGGAAACGAGACGGTTCGGTATTTCGCGGCGGGCATCGCCGACGAGGAGATCCCCGACACGATCGATTCCCCCCACTCCGGCCTGCCCGCCGGGCGCGACAAGGAGAACCCTCCTGCGCTCGCCAAGGCGGAGCCGTACAAGACGCACCTCGCGTACGTGAAGGAGCGTCGCACCGAGGAAGAGGCCGAGGCCCTTCTCGATGACGCCCTGACCCAGCTCCGCGAGCGTCGCGGACAGAGCTGA
- the pgl gene encoding 6-phosphogluconolactonase, translating into MAEFSTEKRVVISPDPAHLADSVAARFLSRVAKKADRGETVHIALTGGTMGIAVLRAAGRHPRAAKIDWTRVHFWWGDERFVARDDDDRNEKQARTALLDGLEVPAENIHAMGASDGPLELDAAAVAYAEDLARFAPADGTDAWPSFDICFLGVGPDAHIASLFPDRAEIGITDRSVVPVRDSPKPPPERISLTRPVINASQRVWMVLAGPDKASALGLALAGASYTSVPAAGAKGRKRTILFVDEAAASQVPHELIDREY; encoded by the coding sequence ATGGCTGAGTTTTCCACCGAGAAGCGCGTCGTGATCAGTCCTGACCCGGCGCATCTCGCAGATTCGGTCGCGGCACGCTTCCTGAGCCGGGTCGCGAAGAAGGCGGACCGCGGCGAGACCGTGCACATCGCCCTCACCGGCGGCACGATGGGCATCGCCGTCCTGCGCGCCGCCGGCCGGCACCCGCGCGCCGCCAAGATCGACTGGACGCGCGTGCACTTCTGGTGGGGCGACGAGCGATTCGTCGCCCGCGACGACGACGACCGCAACGAGAAGCAGGCCCGCACGGCCCTTCTCGACGGACTCGAGGTCCCCGCGGAGAACATCCACGCCATGGGCGCCAGCGATGGTCCACTGGAACTGGATGCGGCGGCGGTCGCGTACGCCGAGGATCTGGCGAGGTTCGCCCCCGCCGACGGCACCGATGCGTGGCCGTCGTTCGACATCTGCTTCCTCGGCGTCGGTCCCGACGCCCACATCGCGTCGCTGTTCCCGGACCGCGCCGAGATCGGCATCACCGACCGTTCCGTCGTGCCCGTGCGCGACTCCCCCAAGCCGCCGCCCGAGCGGATCAGCCTCACCCGGCCGGTCATCAACGCGTCGCAGCGCGTCTGGATGGTCCTGGCCGGCCCCGACAAGGCGTCCGCGCTCGGACTCGCGCTGGCAGGGGCGAGCTACACCAGCGTCCCCGCGGCGGGAGCCAAGGGGCGCAAGCGCACCATCCTCTTCGTCGATGAGGCCGCGGCATCCCAGGTCCCGCACGAGCTCATCGACCGCGAGTACTGA
- a CDS encoding glucose-6-phosphate dehydrogenase assembly protein OpcA — MIVELPDTTVSKISRALVNVREEGGAVALGRVLTLVIATRHGAEEQVIEAANDASREHPMRVIVLMIGDEAGTPRLDAEIRVGGDAGASEVVLLRAYGDAGSNTESLVTGLLLPDAPVVAWWPTDTPDMPSKSAIGRIAQRRITDASTQADPAAWVASLGDHYAPGDTDFAWTRLTRWREQLAAVLDQPPYEPVTAVEVRGAADSPSTGLLAAWLRLKLDVPVTYEYLGSDEWPHGIKSVRLVRPSGDTLLERPASAVAVLTQPGQPSHELVFPRRTLRECLAEELRRLDPDVLYGRVITEGWELLGPPATATETHG; from the coding sequence GTGATCGTCGAACTGCCCGACACCACCGTCAGCAAGATCTCCCGGGCGCTCGTGAATGTGCGCGAAGAGGGCGGTGCGGTGGCCCTCGGCCGCGTGCTGACCCTTGTGATCGCGACGCGTCACGGCGCCGAGGAGCAGGTCATCGAGGCAGCGAACGACGCCTCGCGCGAGCATCCGATGCGCGTCATCGTGCTGATGATCGGCGATGAGGCGGGCACTCCCCGTCTCGATGCCGAGATCCGCGTCGGCGGCGACGCAGGCGCGAGCGAGGTCGTGCTGCTGCGCGCCTACGGCGACGCCGGCTCCAACACCGAGAGCCTCGTCACGGGGCTCCTGCTGCCGGATGCCCCTGTCGTGGCCTGGTGGCCGACCGACACCCCCGACATGCCGTCGAAGTCCGCGATCGGCCGCATCGCGCAGCGCCGGATCACGGATGCCTCGACGCAGGCGGATCCGGCGGCCTGGGTCGCCTCGCTCGGCGACCACTACGCGCCGGGTGACACCGACTTCGCGTGGACGCGCCTGACCCGGTGGCGCGAGCAGCTCGCGGCGGTCCTGGACCAGCCGCCGTACGAGCCGGTCACGGCCGTCGAGGTGCGCGGCGCCGCCGATTCCCCCTCGACCGGACTGCTGGCGGCCTGGCTGCGCCTGAAGCTCGACGTCCCCGTGACGTACGAGTACCTCGGGTCCGACGAATGGCCGCACGGCATCAAGTCGGTTCGGCTCGTCCGCCCGAGCGGCGACACGCTGCTGGAGCGTCCGGCCTCCGCCGTCGCAGTACTGACGCAGCCCGGACAGCCGAGCCACGAGCTCGTCTTCCCGCGCCGCACGCTGCGCGAGTGCCTCGCTGAGGAGCTCCGCCGTCTCGACCCGGACGTCCTGTATGGTCGAGTCATCACCGAGGGCTGGGAGCTCTTGGGCCCACCGGCAACGGCGACGGAGACGCATGGCTGA
- the zwf gene encoding glucose-6-phosphate dehydrogenase — MTVQISRGHNPLRDPEDGRLNRIAGPSALVIFGVTGDLSRKKLMPAVYDLANRGLLPPGFALVGFARRDWEDQDFAEVVHEAVKQHARTEYREETWNQLLQGIRFVSGEFGDPDAFRRLRETVEKLDLERGTMGNHAFYLSIPPKDFPVVAKQLKESGLVGENADDEDRWRRVVIEKPFGHDLDSARALNDALRSAFPADSIFRIDHYLGKETVQNILALRFANELYEPIWNRNYVDHVQITMAEDIGVGGRAGYYDGIGAARDVIQNHLLQLLALTAMEEPISFNAKDLRAEKEKVLAAVTLPDDLSRATARGQYAGGWQGGEKVLGFLEEDGMDPESGTETYAAVKLEINTRRWAGVPFYLRTGKRLGRRVTEIAVVFKRAPQVLFARSQSEEFGQNALVIRVQPDEGVTIRFGSKVPGAGTQVRDVTMDFGYGHAFTEASPEAYERLILDVLLGDPPLFPRHEEVELSWKILDPIEEFWTQQGGALEQYSPGSWGPPSADELLARDGRIWRRP; from the coding sequence ATGACCGTTCAGATCTCGCGCGGGCACAACCCGCTGCGCGACCCCGAAGACGGCCGCCTCAACCGCATCGCCGGTCCGAGCGCGCTCGTCATCTTCGGGGTCACGGGAGACCTCTCCCGCAAGAAGCTCATGCCCGCCGTCTACGACCTGGCCAACCGCGGCCTGCTGCCCCCCGGGTTCGCCCTGGTCGGGTTCGCCCGTCGCGACTGGGAGGACCAGGACTTCGCCGAGGTCGTGCACGAGGCCGTCAAGCAGCACGCCCGCACCGAGTATCGCGAGGAGACCTGGAACCAGCTCCTGCAGGGCATCCGGTTCGTCTCGGGCGAGTTCGGCGACCCGGATGCGTTCCGGCGTCTCCGCGAGACGGTCGAGAAGCTGGATCTCGAGCGCGGCACGATGGGCAACCACGCGTTCTACCTGTCGATCCCGCCGAAGGACTTCCCGGTCGTCGCGAAGCAGCTGAAGGAGTCCGGACTCGTCGGCGAGAACGCCGACGACGAGGACCGCTGGCGTCGCGTCGTCATCGAGAAGCCGTTCGGGCACGACCTCGATTCGGCGCGCGCGCTGAACGACGCGCTCCGGTCGGCCTTCCCGGCCGACTCGATCTTCCGCATCGACCACTACCTCGGCAAGGAGACGGTCCAGAACATCCTTGCGCTGCGCTTCGCGAACGAGCTGTACGAGCCGATCTGGAACCGCAACTACGTCGACCACGTGCAGATCACCATGGCCGAGGACATCGGCGTGGGCGGACGCGCCGGGTACTACGACGGCATCGGCGCGGCCCGAGACGTCATCCAGAACCACCTCCTCCAGCTCTTGGCGCTGACCGCCATGGAGGAGCCCATCAGCTTCAACGCGAAGGATCTCCGCGCCGAGAAGGAGAAGGTCCTCGCGGCCGTCACCCTCCCCGACGACCTGTCGCGCGCCACCGCACGCGGACAGTACGCGGGCGGGTGGCAGGGCGGCGAGAAGGTCCTCGGCTTCCTCGAAGAGGACGGCATGGACCCGGAGTCGGGCACCGAGACGTACGCCGCCGTCAAGCTCGAGATCAACACGCGCCGCTGGGCCGGAGTGCCGTTCTACCTGCGCACCGGCAAGCGTCTGGGCCGCCGCGTCACCGAGATCGCCGTTGTGTTCAAGCGCGCGCCGCAGGTGCTCTTCGCGCGCAGCCAGAGCGAGGAGTTCGGCCAGAACGCCCTCGTCATCCGTGTGCAGCCCGACGAGGGCGTCACGATCCGGTTCGGCTCCAAGGTGCCGGGCGCCGGTACGCAGGTGCGCGACGTCACGATGGACTTCGGCTACGGCCACGCGTTCACCGAGGCCAGCCCCGAAGCCTACGAGCGCCTCATCCTCGACGTCCTCCTCGGCGACCCGCCGCTGTTCCCGCGCCACGAGGAGGTCGAGCTCTCCTGGAAGATCCTCGACCCGATCGAGGAGTTCTGGACGCAGCAGGGAGGCGCGCTCGAACAGTACTCCCCCGGTTCCTGGGGTCCGCCTTCCGCCGACGAGCTCCTTGCCCGCGACGGCCGTATCTGGAGGCGTCCGTGA
- the tal gene encoding transaldolase, with translation MSTPTAQLAAAGVSIWLDDLSRDRIVTGNLADLIATRNVTGITTNPTIFAGALAKGAEYAGQLHVLAGRGVSADDAIFEITTDDVRAACDVFRPVFDETGGVDGRVSIEVSPDLAHDTAETIEQAKQLWATVDRPNALIKIPATKASVPAITAAIAAGISVNVTLIFSLERYAEVIDAYLTGLEQAKAAGLDLSKIQSVASFFVSRVDTEVDKRLVAIGTPEAEALKSKAGVANARLAYELFEQEFATDRAKALTDAGANLQRPLWASTGVKDPALPDTLYVTELVAPGVVNTMPEKTLEATFDHGVITGDTVTGAYADAHGVLDALAAVGIDFADVTQLLEDEAVEKFIASWHELKDTVTTALESSR, from the coding sequence ATGAGCACCCCCACCGCCCAGCTCGCCGCCGCAGGCGTGAGCATCTGGCTCGACGACCTGTCGCGCGACCGCATCGTGACCGGCAACCTCGCGGACCTCATCGCGACCCGCAACGTCACCGGCATCACGACCAACCCGACGATCTTCGCCGGCGCGCTGGCCAAGGGCGCCGAGTACGCCGGTCAGCTGCACGTGCTGGCCGGACGCGGAGTCTCCGCGGACGACGCGATCTTCGAGATCACCACCGACGATGTCCGCGCCGCGTGCGACGTGTTCCGTCCGGTGTTCGACGAGACCGGCGGCGTCGACGGCCGCGTGTCGATCGAGGTCTCCCCCGACCTCGCGCACGACACCGCAGAGACGATCGAGCAGGCGAAGCAGCTGTGGGCCACGGTCGACCGTCCGAACGCGCTCATCAAGATCCCCGCGACCAAGGCCAGCGTGCCGGCGATCACCGCGGCGATCGCCGCGGGCATCTCGGTCAACGTCACGCTGATCTTCAGCCTGGAGCGCTACGCCGAGGTCATCGACGCGTACCTGACCGGCCTGGAGCAGGCCAAGGCCGCGGGCCTGGACCTGTCGAAGATCCAGTCGGTCGCCTCGTTCTTCGTGTCACGTGTCGACACCGAGGTCGACAAGCGCCTCGTCGCGATCGGCACCCCGGAGGCCGAGGCGCTCAAGTCGAAGGCCGGCGTCGCGAACGCGCGCCTCGCCTACGAGCTTTTCGAGCAGGAGTTCGCCACCGACCGCGCGAAGGCGCTGACGGATGCCGGTGCCAACCTGCAGCGTCCGCTGTGGGCCTCGACCGGCGTCAAGGACCCGGCGCTGCCCGACACCCTGTACGTCACCGAGCTCGTCGCCCCCGGTGTCGTGAACACCATGCCGGAGAAGACCCTCGAGGCCACGTTCGACCACGGCGTGATCACCGGCGACACCGTCACCGGTGCCTACGCCGACGCGCACGGCGTGCTGGATGCTCTGGCCGCTGTCGGCATCGACTTCGCCGATGTCACGCAGCTGCTCGAGGACGAAGCGGTGGAGAAGTTCATCGCCTCGTGGCACGAGCTGAAGGACACGGTCACCACCGCACTGGAGAGCAGCCGATGA
- the tkt gene encoding transketolase yields MSDLQWDEIDRRAVDTVRVLAADAVEKVGNGHPGTAMSLAPAAYLLYQRELNHDPADTHWPGRDRFVLSVGHSSLTQYIQLYLGGFGLELDDLKALRTWGSKTPGHPEFGHTDGVEITTGPLGQGLASAVGFAYAARYERGLFDPEAAPGTSPFDHFVYVIAGDGDLQEGVTAEASSLAGHQQLGNLIAIYDSNQISIEDDTNVAFTEDVAKRYESYGWQVQTVDWKKTGEYVEDVAELHAAIAAAKGETDKPSLIILKTIIGWPSPGKQNTGKIHGSALGADELAATKKVLGWNPDESFVVPDDVIAHTRALAERGAQSHAAWQTAFDAWAAANPERKALWDRISAHELPADIATALPVFESGKEVSTRAASGTVINALAAELPELWGGSADLAESNLTTIKGAKSFIPAEWSTHEWSGSPYGRVLHFGIREHAMAAIVNGIVLHGPTRAFGGTFLIFSDYMRPAVRLAALMNVPSIYVWTHDSVALGEDGPTHQPIEQLATLRAIPNFTVVRPADANETSVVWLEMLRRHAGPTGIALTRQNVPVFARGEGAASGDVFASAENAVKGAYVLAEAPGGTPDVILIGTGSEVQLAVAARETLAAEGINARVVSAPSLEWFAEQDAAYRESVLPAAVTARVSVEAGVALSWRDIVGDRGRSVSIEHFGASADYKTLFQKFGITAEAVVEAARETLAAATAAE; encoded by the coding sequence GTGTCGGATCTGCAGTGGGATGAAATCGATCGACGCGCAGTGGACACCGTCCGCGTATTGGCGGCGGACGCAGTGGAAAAGGTCGGAAACGGCCACCCCGGGACGGCGATGAGCCTCGCCCCGGCGGCGTATCTGCTGTACCAGCGCGAACTGAACCACGACCCGGCCGACACGCACTGGCCCGGTCGCGACCGGTTCGTCCTCTCGGTGGGACACTCGTCGCTCACCCAGTACATCCAGCTCTACCTGGGTGGCTTCGGTCTCGAGCTCGACGACCTGAAGGCGCTGCGCACGTGGGGCTCCAAGACCCCCGGCCACCCCGAATTCGGCCACACCGACGGTGTCGAGATCACGACGGGCCCACTGGGCCAGGGACTGGCCTCCGCCGTGGGCTTCGCCTACGCCGCCCGCTACGAACGCGGCCTGTTCGACCCGGAGGCGGCGCCGGGCACCAGCCCGTTCGACCACTTCGTCTACGTCATCGCGGGTGACGGCGACCTGCAGGAAGGCGTCACGGCCGAGGCATCCTCCCTCGCCGGCCACCAGCAGCTCGGCAACCTCATCGCGATCTACGACTCCAACCAGATCTCCATCGAGGACGACACCAACGTCGCCTTCACCGAGGACGTCGCGAAGCGCTACGAGTCCTACGGCTGGCAGGTGCAGACGGTCGACTGGAAGAAGACCGGCGAATACGTCGAGGACGTCGCCGAGCTGCACGCGGCGATCGCCGCGGCCAAGGGCGAGACCGACAAGCCGTCGCTCATCATCCTGAAGACGATCATCGGTTGGCCCTCCCCCGGCAAGCAGAACACCGGCAAGATCCACGGCTCGGCGCTCGGCGCCGACGAGCTGGCCGCGACCAAGAAGGTGCTCGGCTGGAACCCGGACGAGTCCTTCGTCGTCCCTGACGACGTGATCGCGCACACCCGTGCCCTTGCCGAGCGCGGCGCGCAGTCGCACGCTGCATGGCAGACCGCGTTCGACGCGTGGGCCGCCGCGAACCCGGAGCGCAAGGCGCTGTGGGACCGCATCAGCGCGCACGAGCTCCCCGCCGACATCGCCACGGCACTGCCCGTGTTCGAGTCCGGCAAGGAGGTGTCCACGCGCGCCGCGTCGGGCACCGTCATCAACGCCCTCGCCGCCGAGCTTCCCGAGCTGTGGGGCGGCTCCGCCGACCTCGCCGAGTCGAACCTCACCACGATCAAGGGCGCCAAGTCCTTCATCCCGGCCGAGTGGTCCACCCACGAGTGGTCGGGCAGCCCGTACGGTCGTGTGCTGCACTTCGGCATCCGCGAGCACGCCATGGCGGCCATCGTCAACGGCATCGTGCTGCACGGTCCGACGCGCGCGTTCGGCGGCACCTTCCTCATCTTCAGCGACTACATGCGCCCCGCCGTGCGTCTGGCCGCGCTGATGAACGTGCCCAGCATCTACGTGTGGACGCACGACTCGGTCGCACTCGGCGAGGACGGCCCCACGCACCAGCCCATCGAGCAGCTGGCGACGCTGCGCGCCATCCCGAACTTCACGGTGGTGCGCCCGGCCGACGCCAACGAGACCTCGGTCGTCTGGCTCGAGATGCTCCGTCGTCACGCGGGTCCGACGGGCATCGCCCTGACCCGGCAGAACGTGCCCGTCTTCGCACGCGGCGAGGGTGCGGCATCCGGGGACGTCTTCGCCTCCGCGGAGAACGCCGTCAAGGGCGCCTACGTCCTGGCCGAGGCCCCGGGCGGCACGCCCGACGTCATCCTGATCGGCACCGGCTCCGAGGTCCAGCTGGCCGTCGCCGCCCGTGAGACGCTCGCCGCCGAGGGCATCAACGCCCGCGTCGTGTCGGCGCCGTCGCTCGAATGGTTCGCGGAGCAGGATGCCGCGTACCGCGAGTCGGTGCTTCCCGCTGCCGTCACCGCCCGCGTCTCGGTCGAGGCCGGTGTGGCGCTGTCGTGGCGCGACATCGTCGGCGACCGCGGCCGCTCCGTGTCTATCGAGCACTTCGGCGCCTCGGCCGATTACAAGACCCTGTTCCAGAAGTTCGGCATCACTGCCGAGGCCGTCGTCGAGGCGGCCCGCGAAACCCTCGCCGCCGCGACAGCGGCGGAGTAG
- a CDS encoding heme o synthase, protein MDISTTSQTTESAAPKSIGRTIRAYVALTKPRVLELLLVTTVPVMILAQGGLPNLWLVLATVIGGSLSAGSAAAFNMYIDRDMDAHMQRTVNRPIVTGEITPRAALIFAWTLGVVSIAWLWLTTNWLAAVLSAVAIFFYVVIYTIILKRRTEQNIVWGGIAGCFPVVIGWSAVTGSLSWTPMILFVLVFLWTPPHYWPLSMKYKDQYEEVDVPMLGATRSGSQVGLQVILYAWATVACSLLLIPVAPMGLLYSVSAVVFGGWFIYESHRLYSRAVRGEEPRPMRVFHASITYLTLIFVAIGVDPLLPF, encoded by the coding sequence ATGGACATCTCGACCACGTCGCAGACGACGGAATCTGCGGCACCGAAGAGCATCGGTCGCACCATCCGGGCGTACGTCGCCCTGACGAAGCCTCGTGTGCTGGAGCTTCTGCTCGTCACGACGGTTCCGGTGATGATCCTCGCTCAGGGCGGGCTGCCGAACCTCTGGCTCGTGCTGGCCACCGTCATCGGCGGTTCGCTGAGCGCCGGGTCTGCGGCGGCATTCAACATGTACATCGACCGCGACATGGACGCGCACATGCAGCGCACCGTGAACCGTCCGATCGTGACCGGTGAGATCACCCCGCGCGCGGCCCTCATCTTCGCCTGGACGCTCGGTGTCGTCTCCATCGCCTGGCTGTGGCTGACCACCAACTGGCTGGCCGCGGTGCTGTCGGCCGTCGCGATCTTCTTCTACGTAGTGATCTACACGATCATCCTGAAGCGCCGCACCGAGCAGAACATCGTCTGGGGCGGGATCGCCGGGTGCTTCCCGGTCGTGATCGGCTGGTCCGCCGTGACCGGTTCGCTGTCGTGGACCCCGATGATCCTGTTCGTGCTGGTGTTCCTGTGGACGCCGCCGCACTACTGGCCGCTGTCGATGAAGTACAAGGACCAGTACGAAGAAGTCGACGTGCCGATGCTCGGCGCGACCCGCAGCGGCTCGCAGGTCGGTCTCCAGGTCATCCTGTACGCGTGGGCCACCGTCGCGTGCTCGCTGCTGCTCATCCCCGTCGCGCCGATGGGCCTGCTCTACTCGGTCTCGGCCGTCGTCTTCGGCGGCTGGTTCATCTACGAGTCGCACCGCCTGTACTCGCGCGCCGTCCGCGGCGAGGAGCCGCGTCCGATGCGCGTCTTCCACGCTTCCATCACGTACCTCACGCTGATCTTCGTCGCTATCGGGGTCGACCCGCTGCTGCCGTTCTGA